A genomic region of Thermodesulfobacteriota bacterium contains the following coding sequences:
- a CDS encoding alpha/beta hydrolase: MPKVKANNININYEKQGVGEPLILIPFTSADNACYAFQLPDYSKHFECYTIDPRGAGETDKPAGTYSIELFADDVAAFMQELGIEKAHVGGLSLGAVIGMWLAAKYSNKVKSLSIHSGWTKTDLFLKTAVEGWQVMAKALNNVAETVILGIFPWCFTPSLYASRPDYLNSLADFVRSRPAQPVDAFLRQTEAVIAHDCVSQLGKIVAPTLITFGEYDMICSTRFAEPMKSNIRDSELLIFKDCSHAGLYEKTEEFNQKTLDFLIRHSG; encoded by the coding sequence ATGCCTAAAGTAAAAGCAAATAACATAAATATCAATTACGAGAAACAGGGTGTTGGAGAACCCCTAATCCTTATACCCTTTACGAGCGCAGACAACGCTTGCTATGCGTTCCAACTCCCGGATTATTCAAAGCACTTCGAATGCTACACCATCGACCCGAGGGGAGCAGGCGAAACTGACAAACCTGCGGGCACCTACTCTATCGAGCTATTCGCTGACGATGTTGCTGCCTTTATGCAGGAGTTGGGGATCGAAAAAGCCCATGTAGGAGGGCTCTCCCTAGGCGCTGTGATCGGTATGTGGCTCGCGGCAAAATATAGCAATAAGGTTAAATCCTTATCGATACATAGCGGATGGACGAAGACCGACCTTTTCTTAAAGACAGCGGTTGAGGGTTGGCAGGTAATGGCAAAAGCGCTTAACAATGTCGCGGAAACTGTGATCCTGGGCATTTTCCCATGGTGTTTTACGCCATCTCTATATGCCTCGAGACCCGATTACCTAAATTCCCTCGCTGATTTTGTGAGAAGCAGACCAGCGCAACCGGTCGACGCCTTCCTTCGGCAGACCGAAGCTGTTATAGCACATGACTGTGTGTCTCAATTAGGGAAAATTGTGGCCCCCACGCTCATAACCTTCGGTGAGTACGATATGATATGTTCAACACGCTTTGCCGAACCTATGAAGAGTAATATCCGAGATTCAGAATTATTAATTTTTAAAGATTGCTCTCATGCCGGATTGTATGAGAAAACAGAGGAATTCAATCAGAAGACACTGGATTTTTTGATTCGACATTCAGGGTAG
- a CDS encoding adenylate/guanylate cyclase domain-containing protein, with product MKPIKIDQTTFFKLPPEILWKFLADTDQLNRNIGLPDVSFVPFSEPVRKGYYNAVIRFLGIKIRYEEYPFDFIAGDYYEVKRSFRTGPLKTIKGGVKLLPESRGTRLNVYTIVTPRNLIGYILAHTALKKKATRDIVAFIRHLEQQFLLNRDINSLATLRPPQINDDELINRLNRLKSYPVSQDLVDKLENFLKNSSDLEVTRIRPFELAYQWGHDPMELLRFFLYAAKAGVLDLIWHVLCPNCRAATQEVSKFYELRPNSHCSTCQIRFDSDFSKSVEALFSVHSSIRVAHKAIYCIGGPANMPQIQAQFRIQPQAKRDEKVTFENGKVRIRSFHFKNIIYRLISNDEESRSHLTVHATPEGLAVDDTKLKAGTVEIHFINDLDDEILIVIEHENYLRYTATAAQVITLQEFRDLFPSVTLSPGIQIAFSDLVLLFTDLKSSTAMYETVGDSMAFEFVQNHFKFITGIVRKYNGGIVKTMGDAVMASFINPKDAFQAALDIQLEWNSFIENENSNANLRLKIGLHKGTAYAVNENENQDYFGSMVNEASRIESKSNGGDIVFSRDIIEDPGVKFILNQRGLTPETFTTQLKGLVEDRTLYRVQVLI from the coding sequence ATGAAACCAATAAAAATCGATCAAACGACCTTTTTTAAACTACCTCCCGAAATCCTCTGGAAATTTTTGGCCGATACCGACCAATTGAATAGAAACATAGGACTACCCGATGTCTCGTTTGTTCCGTTTTCGGAGCCTGTAAGAAAAGGATATTACAATGCTGTGATAAGGTTTCTGGGAATTAAGATAAGATATGAAGAGTATCCATTCGATTTTATTGCTGGCGATTATTATGAGGTAAAAAGAAGTTTCAGAACCGGTCCCCTAAAGACAATAAAGGGAGGGGTCAAGCTCTTACCCGAGAGTAGAGGAACGCGCCTGAATGTTTACACCATCGTGACGCCGCGGAACTTGATTGGGTATATCCTTGCGCACACGGCGCTCAAAAAGAAAGCCACTCGGGACATCGTTGCCTTCATCAGACACCTGGAACAACAATTCCTCCTGAATCGAGATATTAATTCTCTCGCGACCTTAAGACCTCCACAGATTAATGATGACGAGTTAATCAACCGCTTGAACAGATTGAAGTCCTATCCAGTTAGTCAAGACCTGGTCGACAAGTTAGAAAACTTTCTAAAGAATTCATCGGATTTAGAGGTCACCCGAATACGTCCATTCGAACTTGCCTATCAATGGGGCCATGATCCAATGGAACTGTTAAGGTTCTTTCTCTACGCCGCAAAGGCCGGCGTTTTGGACTTAATTTGGCACGTTTTATGCCCCAATTGCAGAGCCGCGACACAGGAGGTATCAAAGTTTTATGAACTGAGACCGAATTCTCATTGCTCGACATGTCAGATAAGGTTCGACTCCGACTTTTCAAAATCTGTGGAGGCACTCTTTAGCGTTCACAGCTCGATCAGAGTTGCTCATAAAGCTATATACTGCATAGGAGGCCCCGCAAATATGCCCCAAATCCAGGCGCAATTCAGAATCCAGCCGCAGGCGAAAAGAGATGAAAAGGTTACATTTGAAAATGGCAAGGTTAGAATCAGAAGTTTTCACTTCAAAAATATAATCTATCGCTTAATCTCAAATGACGAAGAATCTCGTTCCCACCTTACGGTTCATGCTACTCCTGAGGGACTGGCTGTCGACGATACTAAATTGAAAGCTGGTACAGTCGAAATTCATTTCATAAATGATCTCGATGATGAAATCCTTATCGTCATCGAGCACGAGAATTATCTTAGATATACGGCGACAGCAGCACAGGTAATCACCCTGCAGGAGTTTCGAGATCTTTTTCCTAGTGTTACGTTATCGCCAGGGATTCAGATTGCATTTTCCGATCTGGTTCTTCTCTTCACCGACCTTAAGAGTTCCACTGCCATGTATGAGACTGTGGGAGATTCTATGGCCTTCGAATTTGTGCAGAATCATTTCAAGTTTATAACCGGGATTGTAAGAAAGTATAACGGCGGAATAGTGAAAACAATGGGTGATGCCGTAATGGCCTCTTTTATAAATCCTAAGGATGCCTTTCAGGCTGCACTCGATATACAGCTAGAATGGAATTCCTTTATTGAAAACGAAAATTCTAATGCTAATTTACGACTCAAAATCGGCCTTCATAAAGGAACGGCCTATGCAGTCAATGAAAATGAAAATCAGGACTATTTCGGGTCCATGGTCAATGAGGCATCTAGAATTGAGTCGAAATCAAACGGAGGAGATATAGTCTTTTCAAGAGATATAATTGAAGATCCAGGCGTCAAATTCATTCTAAACCAAAGAGGACTTACTCCCGAAACCTTTACAACCCAACTAAAGGGATTGGTAGAAGATAGAACTCTCTACCGCGTTCAGGTCCTTATTTAG
- the rlmD gene encoding 23S rRNA (uracil(1939)-C(5))-methyltransferase RlmD: MLVKIEKLIYGGMGFGRVDGKAIFVSGGVPDDLLEVTVVSDKRTFAEAKIERIIKPSPERTGPKCTVFGKCGGCQWQHFNYPLQLKAKEQILTETLLRIGGFKELNIEPIVPSPNEYGYRDRVTLSAWLEDGNFRLGYHEKEELSRVPISGCPIASEEINSEIKNLNEFFLRDEYDSLPFNRINIVSDGKRAYVTFYCITNGPEGYVYSGSKKDHELNEAFKCLGFQDHGEHVFQFESLGLNFYSVPSVFIQANRRINEQLVSTVLDWAKLQGNEEVLDLFSGVGNFSLHLAKSARKVLGVDISKMGVSLARRNSKANMIGNVRFVCSSVASFLRNNFHRRAKFDLVILDPPREGARDILEDLLKLSPKRMIYVSCNPSTLARDLKSLTEKDYKLEKICPFDMFPQTFHIESVASLRKFDS; this comes from the coding sequence TTGCTGGTAAAAATCGAAAAGTTAATTTATGGTGGTATGGGCTTTGGGAGAGTCGATGGGAAAGCCATCTTTGTTAGTGGAGGCGTTCCGGATGATTTACTTGAAGTGACTGTTGTTAGTGATAAGAGAACTTTCGCTGAAGCAAAGATAGAAAGGATTATAAAACCCTCTCCAGAAAGGACTGGGCCTAAATGTACCGTGTTTGGAAAATGCGGTGGATGTCAATGGCAGCATTTTAATTACCCTTTACAGTTAAAGGCTAAAGAGCAGATCCTTACCGAGACGCTTCTTAGGATAGGGGGTTTCAAGGAGTTAAATATTGAGCCCATCGTTCCATCTCCTAATGAATATGGTTATAGGGACCGGGTCACACTTTCGGCCTGGTTGGAAGATGGAAACTTTAGACTCGGTTATCATGAGAAAGAAGAATTGAGCAGGGTCCCAATTAGTGGATGTCCTATCGCATCGGAAGAAATTAATTCAGAGATAAAGAATCTAAATGAATTCTTTTTGAGAGATGAATATGATTCGTTGCCGTTTAACAGAATTAATATTGTCTCGGATGGGAAGAGAGCTTATGTGACCTTTTATTGTATCACAAATGGGCCCGAGGGATACGTTTATTCTGGTTCAAAAAAAGACCATGAGCTTAATGAAGCCTTCAAATGCCTTGGCTTTCAAGATCATGGAGAACATGTATTTCAGTTTGAGTCACTAGGTCTCAATTTTTATTCGGTTCCATCCGTATTCATACAAGCAAATAGGAGAATTAATGAGCAGCTGGTTAGTACTGTCTTGGATTGGGCTAAACTCCAAGGCAATGAAGAGGTTCTAGATCTGTTCTCCGGTGTTGGTAATTTTTCTCTACATCTTGCAAAAAGTGCTCGAAAGGTATTAGGGGTTGATATCAGCAAGATGGGTGTATCACTTGCGCGAAGAAATTCAAAAGCGAATATGATAGGAAATGTAAGATTTGTATGTTCTTCAGTGGCTTCTTTCCTACGGAACAATTTTCATCGAAGAGCCAAATTCGACCTGGTCATCCTGGATCCCCCGAGAGAAGGTGCTAGGGATATTTTAGAGGACTTACTAAAGCTATCACCAAAAAGAATGATTTATGTGTCGTGTAACCCATCGACATTGGCCAGGGATCTAAAGAGTTTAACTGAGAAAGATTATAAGCTAGAGAAGATTTGTCCATTTGATATGTTTCCACAGACATTTCATATTGAATCCGTAGCCTCGCTTCGTAAGTTTGATTCATGA
- a CDS encoding SDR family oxidoreductase, whose product MATLVTGATGFIGSHVVRKLVQKGEKVRVLLRKTSKTTNIERLDVERVYGDVMEKDSIKAALEGCDTIYHTAGFVSFRKSDYKKMEDINVKGTMNALSAALEAGVQKAVYTSSVAAVGPDPDRGIANEQTEFTLEDEGIQYLNTKYYAEKEALRICEKGLPLVIVNPSVVIGPGDIYLSSTGFILWFCKKKFPGYMEGTMNLVDVEDVANGHLLAAEKGRIGERYILGNRNVTIKELFQLLERVTGIQGPRIKIPYFIAYATACVVERILGKSFPNYSSMDMDSVRLSNYVWYCDSSKAIKELGYSQSPIEETIKKTVSWFRENGYLDH is encoded by the coding sequence ATGGCTACCTTGGTTACCGGTGCAACAGGTTTTATCGGATCACATGTTGTTAGAAAACTTGTGCAAAAGGGAGAAAAGGTAAGGGTCCTATTGAGAAAGACTAGCAAGACCACAAATATCGAACGCTTGGATGTTGAACGTGTTTATGGGGATGTGATGGAAAAGGATTCAATAAAGGCGGCTTTAGAGGGTTGCGATACCATCTATCATACAGCTGGTTTTGTTTCATTTCGTAAGTCCGATTATAAGAAGATGGAAGATATCAATGTTAAAGGAACGATGAATGCACTTTCCGCAGCCCTGGAAGCCGGTGTCCAAAAAGCTGTATATACCAGCAGCGTAGCTGCTGTTGGACCTGATCCGGATCGTGGTATCGCTAATGAGCAGACGGAATTTACCCTGGAAGATGAAGGTATCCAATATCTAAACACGAAATATTATGCTGAAAAAGAGGCTTTGCGGATCTGCGAAAAAGGGTTGCCTTTGGTCATTGTAAACCCTTCGGTGGTCATCGGACCCGGCGATATTTATTTGTCGAGCACTGGTTTTATACTCTGGTTCTGTAAGAAGAAGTTCCCTGGGTATATGGAGGGCACAATGAATTTGGTTGATGTAGAGGATGTGGCCAATGGGCATCTGCTTGCCGCTGAGAAAGGGCGTATTGGAGAACGCTATATACTGGGAAATAGGAATGTAACGATTAAGGAGCTTTTCCAGCTCTTAGAGCGGGTTACCGGTATTCAAGGTCCCAGAATAAAGATTCCGTATTTTATTGCATACGCTACTGCTTGTGTTGTGGAGCGGATACTGGGTAAATCATTCCCAAATTATTCTTCGATGGACATGGATTCTGTTAGATTATCAAACTACGTTTGGTACTGTGACAGTTCCAAGGCAATAAAAGAGCTTGGTTATTCACAATCGCCAATAGAGGAAACTATTAAGAAGACCGTGTCATGGTTCAGGGAAAATGGGTATCTGGATCATTAG
- the aroC gene encoding chorismate synthase yields MPGNSFGNLFRITTWGESHGSALGVIIDGCPAGLGISEDDIQHELDRRRPGQSRITTQRKEPDKVEILSGVFEGKTLGTPISLMIQNADVISKSYEDIKDTYRPGHADFTYETKYGIRDYRGGGRSSARETVGRVAAAAIAKKLLGIHGIKTFGYVKQVGDIVALNIDLDEIENNPVRCPDPEVAKEMIELIEDVRREGDSIGGLVEVVSKGVPAGLGSPVFNKMEADLARALMSIGGIRGFEVGLGFEAARRKGSEVNDLMYKDDTGKLRFKTNNAGGLLGGITTGEDLIVRIAIKPTSSIPKVQKTVDKFGDEKDLVVKGRHDPCLCPRAVPIAEAMVNLVLVDHLLMSKVSRV; encoded by the coding sequence ATGCCCGGAAATTCATTTGGAAATCTTTTTCGTATTACTACCTGGGGTGAGTCTCACGGTTCCGCACTCGGGGTAATTATAGACGGATGCCCGGCAGGACTAGGTATCTCGGAGGACGATATCCAGCATGAGCTTGATAGGAGACGTCCGGGACAAAGCAGGATAACAACTCAGAGAAAGGAACCGGATAAGGTTGAGATCCTTTCCGGAGTCTTTGAGGGAAAAACATTAGGTACACCGATCTCGCTGATGATTCAAAACGCTGATGTGATCTCCAAATCTTATGAAGACATAAAGGACACTTATCGTCCGGGACATGCGGATTTTACCTATGAGACCAAGTACGGGATAAGGGATTACAGAGGGGGTGGAAGATCATCGGCAAGGGAAACGGTTGGTCGTGTGGCCGCTGCCGCAATTGCAAAAAAACTACTTGGTATCCATGGAATAAAAACGTTTGGCTATGTGAAGCAGGTAGGTGATATTGTTGCCTTAAATATCGATCTTGATGAAATTGAGAATAACCCTGTGAGATGCCCTGATCCAGAAGTTGCCAAAGAGATGATAGAGCTTATCGAGGATGTGCGGCGAGAAGGTGATTCGATTGGCGGTTTAGTAGAGGTTGTGTCAAAGGGTGTACCAGCAGGGCTGGGGAGCCCAGTTTTCAACAAGATGGAAGCCGATCTTGCCCGCGCATTGATGAGTATCGGGGGAATAAGGGGGTTTGAAGTGGGCTTAGGATTTGAAGCTGCAAGGCGAAAGGGATCAGAGGTTAATGATTTGATGTACAAAGATGACACGGGGAAGCTCAGGTTTAAGACCAACAATGCCGGTGGATTACTCGGCGGCATTACAACTGGAGAGGATTTAATTGTTCGAATTGCGATAAAACCCACTTCTTCAATTCCGAAAGTGCAGAAGACTGTAGACAAATTTGGAGATGAGAAGGATTTAGTGGTCAAGGGGAGACATGATCCCTGCCTGTGCCCTAGGGCAGTTCCGATTGCCGAAGCAATGGTGAACCTTGTTTTAGTTGACCATCTGCTGATGTCAAAGGTGTCAAGGGTCTAG